The Beijerinckiaceae bacterium RH AL1 genome has a segment encoding these proteins:
- a CDS encoding Metallophosphatase (ID:RHAL1_02472;~source:Prodigal:2.6), producing MPFTLAHLSDAHIGPLPHARRRDLIGKRITGYINWKRGRATAHDMDVLAAVVTDMRLQAPSHVAMTGDILNIGLPGEYPLAAAWLETLGAPGSEVSFTAGNHDAYTRGALPTLARTFAPWTQSDSTGLPGYPFLKVRDGVALIGLCSGVPRAPFIASGRLGHMQREVCEDLLADAGRRKLARVVMLHHPPKLSEPTGHLARGLSDHHAFRAMIGRVGADLIIHGHNHKVSVDHVPGLGKRVPIVGVPSASAVKGSLRNRAGYHLFSIEGEGADVRVVARARGLLPGLNQIGDLGEIAL from the coding sequence TTGCCCTTCACCCTCGCCCATCTTTCCGACGCCCACATCGGACCGCTGCCGCACGCGCGGCGGCGCGACCTGATCGGCAAGCGGATCACCGGCTACATCAACTGGAAGCGGGGGCGCGCGACGGCGCACGACATGGACGTGCTCGCCGCCGTCGTCACCGACATGCGCCTGCAGGCGCCGAGCCATGTCGCGATGACCGGCGACATCCTGAATATCGGGCTGCCCGGCGAGTATCCGCTCGCCGCCGCCTGGCTCGAGACGCTCGGAGCGCCGGGCAGCGAGGTGTCCTTCACCGCCGGCAACCACGATGCCTACACGCGCGGCGCGCTGCCGACGCTCGCCCGCACCTTCGCGCCCTGGACGCAGAGCGACAGCACCGGCCTGCCGGGCTATCCGTTCCTCAAAGTCCGCGACGGCGTCGCGCTGATCGGCCTCTGCTCCGGCGTGCCGCGGGCGCCGTTCATCGCGTCGGGCCGGCTCGGCCACATGCAGCGCGAGGTCTGCGAGGACCTGCTGGCCGACGCCGGGCGCCGCAAGCTCGCGCGCGTCGTCATGCTGCACCATCCGCCCAAGCTCTCCGAGCCGACCGGCCATCTCGCGCGCGGCCTTTCCGACCACCACGCCTTCCGCGCGATGATCGGCCGCGTCGGCGCCGACCTCATCATCCACGGCCACAACCACAAGGTCTCGGTCGACCACGTGCCGGGGCTCGGCAAGCGCGTGCCGATCGTCGGCGTCCCATCGGCATCGGCCGTCAAGGGATCGCTGCGCAACCGCGCCGGCTACCACCTCTTCTCGATAGAGGGCGAGGGCGCCGACGTCAGGGTCGTCGCACGAGCGCGGGGCTTGCTGCCCGGCCTGAACCAGATCGGCGATCTCGGCGAGATCGCGCTGTAG
- a CDS encoding GntR family transcriptional regulator (ID:RHAL1_02471;~source:Prodigal:2.6), with protein sequence MTNGAPLTSLISFRDDTAEPLYSQLERQLRAFIDEGRLARGGTLPAERILAETLGISRTTVKRAYAILSESRLIRARGRLGYVVEGRPTTRLDPGMDRLKGFSEEMRELGRTPSSNVLECAAVEDRAIASIFGLPSTSPLLKLERVRCGDGAPLSHELAWYNLEAVPQLADIDPSGSIYEQLREHGAKLATCEQWIEAATPTPQECEIFGFAQPLPCLLIKRKSYDGRGRMIEYVEGLFRGDSYAYRLKLTV encoded by the coding sequence ATGACCAACGGCGCCCCGCTGACGTCGCTGATCAGCTTTCGTGACGACACGGCCGAGCCGCTCTACAGCCAGCTCGAGCGGCAGTTGCGGGCGTTCATCGACGAAGGCCGCCTGGCGCGCGGCGGCACGCTGCCGGCGGAGCGCATCCTGGCGGAAACGCTCGGCATCAGCCGCACGACGGTGAAGCGCGCCTACGCGATTCTGAGCGAGTCCCGTCTGATCCGCGCCCGCGGGCGCCTCGGCTACGTCGTCGAGGGCCGGCCGACCACCCGCCTCGACCCTGGCATGGACCGGCTCAAGGGCTTCAGCGAGGAGATGCGCGAGCTCGGCCGCACCCCCAGCTCGAACGTGCTGGAGTGCGCCGCCGTCGAGGACCGCGCGATCGCCTCGATCTTCGGGCTGCCGTCGACCTCGCCGCTGCTCAAGCTCGAGCGCGTCCGCTGCGGCGACGGCGCGCCGCTGTCGCACGAGCTCGCCTGGTACAATCTCGAGGCGGTGCCGCAGCTCGCCGACATCGACCCGTCGGGCTCGATCTACGAGCAGCTGCGCGAGCACGGCGCCAAGCTCGCGACCTGCGAGCAGTGGATCGAGGCGGCGACGCCGACCCCGCAGGAATGCGAGATCTTCGGCTTTGCGCAGCCGCTGCCGTGCCTCTTGATCAAGCGCAAGTCGTATGACGGCAGGGGCCGGATGATCGAGTACGTCGAGGGCCTCTTCCGCGGCGACAGCTATGCCTACCGCCTCAAGCTCACGGTGTGA